The Populus nigra chromosome 19, ddPopNigr1.1, whole genome shotgun sequence genome includes a window with the following:
- the LOC133679172 gene encoding uncharacterized protein LOC133679172 isoform X1, with protein MSLVGFTDSLLTFTPPSLPFPHSPSPFTLLFFHQQLGLHMEPAKESVVLNGNLYGNIEPYATGFLKFLIFTQFTMNNQEIRLGMQVAMAFARIENHYFVNKGFFPSDSSLLENVDKKRHINTTIAQVSSSNRFNTVKLCCWGDMMFAVL; from the exons ATGAGTTTAGTAGGTTTCACCGATTCACTCCTCACTTTCACAcccccttcccttcccttccctcaCTCTCCATCTCCTTTCACTCTCTTGTTTTTCCATCA GCAATTGGGGCTACACATGGAACCAGCCAAGGAGTCAGTGGTCTTAAATGGGAATCTTTATGGAAATATAGAGCCTTATGCGACTGGTTTTTTGAAGTTTCTGATCTTCACACAATTTACTATGAACAATCAGGAAATCCGACTGGGCATGCAAGTAGCCATG GCGTTTGCAAGGATAGAAAATCATTACTTTGTGAACAAGGGGTTTTTCCCTTCAGATTCTTCCCTATTAGAAAATGTTGATAAAAAACGACACATCAACACTACAATTGCACAG GTGTCAAGCAGTAATCGATTTAACACAGTCAAATTATGTTGCTGGGGAGACATGATGTTTGCAGTCCTATGA
- the LOC133679660 gene encoding uncharacterized protein LOC133679660: MESHTFVVGQEFPDVKAFRNAIKEAAIAQHFELRIIKSDLIRYFAKCASEGCPWRIRAVKLPNVPTFTVRSLEGTHTCGRNAQNGHHQASVDWIVNFIEERLRNNTNYKPKDILHDIHQQYGITIPYKQAWRAKERGLAAIYGSSEEGYCLLPSYCEQIKRTNPGSVAEVFTTGADNRFHRLFISFFGSINGFLNGCLPIVGLGGIQLKSKYLGTLLSATSFDADGGLFPLAFGVVDVENDESWMWFLSELQKALEMNAENMPRLTFLCDRQKGIVDAVRRKFPSSSHAFCLRHLSESIGKEFKNSRLVHLLWKAAYATTTIHFKEKMLEISEVSSAAAKWLQQFPPSRWALVYFEGTRYGHLSSNIDEFNRWILEARELPIIQVIERIHSKLMAEFQDRQMKSNSWFSVLAPSAEKRMIEAINHASAYEVLRSDEVEFEVLSADRSDIVNIGTHSCSCRGWQLYGIPCSHAVAALVSCRKDVYAFTEKCFTVAGYREAYAETIHPIPERIEWRKMSEAPMDDDDDDAQVVRPPKFRRPPGRPEKKRICVEDDLNREKHTVHCSRCNQTGHYKTTCKAETMNSIEHF; the protein is encoded by the coding sequence ATGGAGAGCCACACTTTTGTTGTTGGTCAAGAGTTTCCTGATGTCAAGGCTTTTCGGAATGCTATTAAAGAAGCAGCAATTGCACAACACTTTGAACTCCGTATCATCAAAAGTGACCTGATTCGATACTTTGCAAAGTGTGCTTCAGAAGGTTGTCCGTGGCGTATTCGTGCAGTTAAGCTTCCTAATGTCCCGACCTTCACAGTAAGAAGCCTTGAAGGTACACATACTTGTGGTAGAAATGCACAAAATGGCCATCATCAGGCCTCTGTAGATTGGATTGTGAACTTTATAGAGGAACGACTGCGGAATAATACCAATTACAAGCCAAAGGATATATTACATGACATCCACCAGCAGTATGGGATAACTATTCCATATAAGCAAGCCTGGCGTGCCAAAGAACGGGGTCTTGCAGCAATTTATGGCTCTTCTGAAGAAGGATACTGCCTGCTTCCTTCATACTGCGAGCAAATAAAGAGAACTAACCCTGGAAGTGTAGCAGAGGTGTTTACCACTGGTGCAGATAATCGGTTTCACAGgctcttcatttctttttttggatCCATAAATGGGTTCTTAAATGGGTGCCTTCCTATTGTTGGGCTAGGTGGAATCCAACTCAAGAGCAAATACCTTGGTACCTTACTTTCAGCGACATCTTTTGATGCTGATGGCGGGCTATTTCCACTTGCATTTGGAGTTGTTGATGTGGAAAATGATGAGAGCTGGATGTGGTTCTTGTCAGAATTGCAGAAGGCATTGGAGATGAACGCTGAAAATATGCCACGGCTCACGTTTTTGTGTGATCGACAAAAAGGCATTGTAGATGCAGTAAGAAGAAAATTCCCAAGTTCTTCTCATGCATTTTGCTTGCGCCACTTGAGTGAAAGCATTGGTAAAGAATTCAAGAACTCAAGGCTTGTCCATCTTTTGTGGAAAGCTGCATACGCTACCACTACCAttcattttaaagaaaaaatgctTGAAATTTCAGAGGTTTCTTCTGCAGCTGCCAAGTGGTTGCAACAGTTTCCTCCCTCTCGCTGGgctttggtttattttgaaggaACACGGTATGGCCATCTCTCTTCaaatattgatgaatttaaTAGATGGATTCTGGAAGCTCGGGAGCTGCCTATTATCCAGGTGATTGAGAGAATTCACAGTAAACTCATGGCTGAGTTTCAGGATCGGCAGATGAAGAGTAATTCATGGTTTTCTGTGCTTGCTCCCTCTGCCGAGAAACGTATGATTGAGGCCATTAATCATGCATCAGCATACGAGGTCCTTCGATCTGATGAAGTGGAATTTGAGGTTCTGTCAGCAGACCGCTCAGACATTGTGAATATTGGGACGCATAGTTGTTCCTGCCGTGGTTGGCAGCTTTATGGAATACCATGTTCCCATGCTGTCGCAGCCCTTGTTTCATGTCGGAAAGATGTATATGCCTTTACAGAGAAGTGTTTTACCGTTGCTGGTTATCGCGAAGCATATGCAGAAACTATACATCCCATCCCTGAAAGAATTGAGTGGAGAAAGATGAGTGAGGCTCCtatggatgatgatgatgatgatgctcagGTTGTCAGGCCACCCAAGTTTCGTCGGCCACCAGGACGCCCAGAAAAGAAACGAATATGCGTAGAGGACGACCTAAATCGTGAAAAACATACTGTGCATTGTAGTAGGTGTAACCAAACTGGTCATTATAAAACAACATGCAAGGCAGAGACTATGAACAGTATTGAACACTTTTAG
- the LOC133679676 gene encoding uncharacterized protein LOC133679676 isoform X2 codes for MGFARVFIGCDQKHEEEMDSEAIYKNFVLRVMAARSPNIRLRKALYRKDSGANIKCPQTVPAKSSKPRVSRLALMSSISKKMVDQKVKVKPLAKQNATPNVREKQSSVASKALTTPRNKKRLSNPDAFRSARNPKAMDIANSRVVAKALFRSPNKSVSTKTSIELDTTVKKICAGVKKFEVTDGKKHANTPLSSNALRKQLRGREVKSRVYDGPLSRNCKGKNLKQYHGPMPQNGAGNNFSDMEIQEKSRNGSRGVCSTAKCDEGNNPHEPSLVENKAEALSDANENTQSNYEERGSGENDVPKLLASSEEGNETSERHGEEDEMNSSLDKGTDGIMESNDRKHILISDDKENDSEAMESDNKENASASDDNRDMDLNTGHLKRQTLGKHESVKSTQMIAKAMRKPSKENFVTDATGVQGLKRGKPKPTNPKPFRLRTDERGILKEATLEKKLHAAPLKEITVTRFPGGSLQKKQKALLRNDKSLEQTELANDAQKACEKERNTTQKEHQNQASILKNSKERVRRKLSSAPQRHTVSSQQKLVSPLKKYSHRKTTAQDLGNTLKRAKSPIVRNVVRPQETSSTTKETLPVTLPGQLGVIKEESPEILLRPKEVAKPSKSSASPETKASAVPRQSLQGRRSTTIPKEPNFHTIHTPKSCTRRVA; via the exons ATGGGGTTCGCACGTGTGTTTAtag GATGTGATCAAAAGCATGAAGAAGAAATGGATTCTGAAGCAATCTACAAAAATTTTGTTCTTCGG GTTATGGCTGCAAGGAGTCCCAACATACGGCTTCGGAAAGCATTGTACAGAAAGGATTCAGG TGCCAATATTAAATGTCCCCAGACAGTTCCAGCAAAATCTTCGAAACCTCGAGTATCAAGATTGGCCCTGATGTCctcaatatctaaaaaaatggTCGATCAAAAAGTGAAAGTCAAACCTCTTGCTAAGCAAAATGCAACTCCAAATGTGAGGGAAAAGCAGTCTTCTGTTGCATCCAAGGCTCTGACTACTCCAAGGAACAAAAAGCGACTGTCAAATCCTGATGCATTTCGGAGTGCTAGGAACCCAAAGGCAATGGACATTGCAAATAGTAGAGTGGTAGCAAAGGCGTTATTTCGTTCACCTAATAAGTCAGTGAGCACAAAAACTTCAATAGAATTGGATACAACTGTCAAGAAAATATGTGCAGGTGTGAAGAAGTTTGAGGTCACTGATGGAAAGAAGCATGCTAATACACCATTGTCTTCAAATGCTCTAAGAAAACAACTGCGAGGACGAGAGGTTAAAAGCAGAGTTTATGATGGGCCGCTTTCCCGAAATTGTAAgggaaaaaatttaaagcagTATCACGGTCCTATGCCTCAAAATGGGGCTGGAAATAATTTCAGTGACATGGAGATTCAGGAGAAATCAAGAAATGGTTCTCGGGGAGTCTGCTCTACTGCTAAATGTGATGAAGGAAATAATCCACATGAACCATCACTGGTTGAGAATAAAGCTGAAGCTTTGTCAGATGCCAACGAAAATACCCAGTCAAATTATGAAGAGAGGGGGTCGGGAGAAAATGACGTTCCCAAACTTCTGGCTTCAAGTGAAGAGGGCAATGAGACCAGTGAAAGACATggtgaagaagatgaaatgaACTCGAGTTTGGATAAGGGCACTGATGGAATCATGGAAAGTAATGATAGAAAACATATTTTGATATCAGATGACAAGGAAAATGACAGTGAAGCCATGGAGAGCGACAATAAGGAAAATGCTTCAGCCTCTGACGATAACAG AGACATGGATCTTAATACCGGCCACTTGAAAAGACAAACCCTTGGCAAGCATGAGAGTGTGAAGAGCACACAAATG ATAGCCAAAGCAATGAGGAAGCCATCTAAAGAGAACTTCGTTACTGACGCTACTGGTGTTCAAGGACTGAAACGTGGAAAACCTAAGCCTACGAATCCCAAGCCTTTTCGGCTAAGAACTGAT gaAAGAGGGATTCTTAAGGAAGCAACCTTGGAGAAGAAGCTTCACGCTGCTCCTCTGAAAGAAATCACAGTTACGAGGTTCCCAGGAGGAAGTTTACAGAAAAAACAGAAGGCATTGCTA AGAAATGACAAGAGCCTTGAACAAACTGAATTAGCTAATGATGCTCAGAAAGCAtgtgaaaaggaaagaaacacgACACAGAAGGAACAT CAAAATCAGGCTTCTATCTTGAAGAACTCCAAAGAAAGAGTGAGACGAAAATTATCTTCAGCTCCACAGAGACATACAGTTTCGTCCCAACAGAAGCTTGTGTCTCCACTGAAGAAATATAGTCATCGTAAGACAACAGCTCAAGATTTGGGGAATACCTTGAAAAGGGCCAAATCACCAATTGTGAGAAATGTCGTGAGACCACAAGA GACCTCATCGACTACAAAAGAAACACTCCCTGTTACGTTACCTGGTCAACTAGGTGTGATAAAGGAAGAATCACCAGAAATCTTGTTGAGACCCAAAGAAGTTGCAAAGCCTAGCAAAAGCAGTGCTTCCCCAGAAACCAAAGCTTCTGCTGTCCCCAGGCAATCACTACAGGGGAGGAGGTCCACAACTATTCCAAAGGAACCGAATTTCCATACCATCCACACGCCAAAGAGCTGCACACGAAGAGTGGCTTAA
- the LOC133679076 gene encoding malate dehydrogenase, glyoxysomal — protein sequence MESVANQRIARVSAHLQRPNSQMEESCVLKRTDCRAKGGAPGFKVAILGAAGGIGQPLAMLMKMNPLVSVLHLYDVVNAPGVTADISHMDTGAVVRGFLGQPQLESALTGMDLVIIPAGVPRKPGMTRDDLFKINAGIVRTLCEGVAKCCPNAIVNLISNPVNSTVPIAAEVFKKAGTYDPKRLLGVTMLDVVRANTFVAEVLGLDPREVDVPVVGGHAGVTILPLLSQAKPPSSFTPEETEYLTNRIQDGGTEVVQAKAGAGSATLSMAYAAVKFADACLRGLRGDAGVVECAFVASEVTELPFFATKVRLGRRGAEEVYQLGPLNEYERVGLQKAKKELAESIQKGISFIRK from the exons ATGGAGTCGGTGGCTAACCAAAGGATTGCAAGGGTATCAGCTCATCTCCAACGTCCAAATTCCCAG ATGGAGGAAAGCTGTGTTTTGAAGAGAACCGATTGCAGAGCAAAAGGGGGAGCGCCTGGGTTCAAAGTGGCTATCTTGGGTGCTGCTGGAGGGATTGGGCAACCTCTTGCAATGCTAATGAAGATGAATCCTTTGGTCTCAGTTCTTCACCTCTATGATGTTGTGAATGCTCCCGGGGTCACTGCTGATATTAGCCACATGGACACTGGTGCTGTG GTTCGGGGTTTCCTAGGGCAGCCACAGCTTGAAAGTGCTCTTACAGGGATGGACCTTGTGATCATACCTGCTGGTGTGCCAAGGAAGCCTGGAATGACTAGAGATGATCTTTTCAAAATCAATGCTGGGATCGTCAGAACTCTCTGCGAGGGAGTAGCAAAGTGCTGCCCCAATGCGATTGTCAACTTGATCAGCAATCCAGTTAATTCTACAGTTCCAATTGCAgcagaggttttcaagaaagctGGAACTTATGATCCAAAGCGACTTCTAGGAGTTACAATGCTTGATGTTGTGAGAGCAAACACTTTCGTG GCAGAAGTTCTGGGACTTGATCCTAGGGAAGTTGATGTTCCAGTCGTTGGAGGCCATGCTGGAGTTACAATTTTGCCCCTTCTGTCGCAG GCTAAGCCCCCTTCCTCCTTCACCCCTGAAGAAACTGAATACCTGACAAACCGAATTCAAGATGGTGGAACAGAGGTTGTTcag GCAAAAGCTGGGGCTGGCTCTGCAACATTGTCAATG GCATATGCAGCTGTTAAATTTGCAGATGCCTGCCTCCGTGGCTTGAGGGGAGATGCTGGTGTTGTCGAATGTGCATTTGTAGCTTCTGAG GTGACAGAACTTCCATTCTTTGCGACCAAGGTACGGCTTGGCCGTAGAGGAGCTGAGGAAGTCTATCAACTTGGTCCCCTAAACGAATATGAGAG GGTGGGATTGCAAAAGGCGAAAAAGGAGTTGGCGGAAAGCATTCAGAAGGGGATTTCCTTCATCAGGAAATAG
- the LOC133679676 gene encoding uncharacterized protein LOC133679676 isoform X1, with product MEMEEESQCSKINGEEDFYEKIEAPKFVDLNAPDQYHPGDDRYWFCLRVGCDQKHEEEMDSEAIYKNFVLRVMAARSPNIRLRKALYRKDSGANIKCPQTVPAKSSKPRVSRLALMSSISKKMVDQKVKVKPLAKQNATPNVREKQSSVASKALTTPRNKKRLSNPDAFRSARNPKAMDIANSRVVAKALFRSPNKSVSTKTSIELDTTVKKICAGVKKFEVTDGKKHANTPLSSNALRKQLRGREVKSRVYDGPLSRNCKGKNLKQYHGPMPQNGAGNNFSDMEIQEKSRNGSRGVCSTAKCDEGNNPHEPSLVENKAEALSDANENTQSNYEERGSGENDVPKLLASSEEGNETSERHGEEDEMNSSLDKGTDGIMESNDRKHILISDDKENDSEAMESDNKENASASDDNRDMDLNTGHLKRQTLGKHESVKSTQMIAKAMRKPSKENFVTDATGVQGLKRGKPKPTNPKPFRLRTDERGILKEATLEKKLHAAPLKEITVTRFPGGSLQKKQKALLRNDKSLEQTELANDAQKACEKERNTTQKEHQNQASILKNSKERVRRKLSSAPQRHTVSSQQKLVSPLKKYSHRKTTAQDLGNTLKRAKSPIVRNVVRPQETSSTTKETLPVTLPGQLGVIKEESPEILLRPKEVAKPSKSSASPETKASAVPRQSLQGRRSTTIPKEPNFHTIHTPKSCTRRVA from the exons atggaaatgGAAGAAGAATCTCAGTGTTCGAAAATCAACGGCGAAGAAGACTTCTACGAGAAGATCGAGGCGCCGAAGTTCGTGGACCTTAACGCTCCTGATCAGTACCATCCTGGCGATGACCGATACTGGTTCTGCTTGCGTGTTG GATGTGATCAAAAGCATGAAGAAGAAATGGATTCTGAAGCAATCTACAAAAATTTTGTTCTTCGG GTTATGGCTGCAAGGAGTCCCAACATACGGCTTCGGAAAGCATTGTACAGAAAGGATTCAGG TGCCAATATTAAATGTCCCCAGACAGTTCCAGCAAAATCTTCGAAACCTCGAGTATCAAGATTGGCCCTGATGTCctcaatatctaaaaaaatggTCGATCAAAAAGTGAAAGTCAAACCTCTTGCTAAGCAAAATGCAACTCCAAATGTGAGGGAAAAGCAGTCTTCTGTTGCATCCAAGGCTCTGACTACTCCAAGGAACAAAAAGCGACTGTCAAATCCTGATGCATTTCGGAGTGCTAGGAACCCAAAGGCAATGGACATTGCAAATAGTAGAGTGGTAGCAAAGGCGTTATTTCGTTCACCTAATAAGTCAGTGAGCACAAAAACTTCAATAGAATTGGATACAACTGTCAAGAAAATATGTGCAGGTGTGAAGAAGTTTGAGGTCACTGATGGAAAGAAGCATGCTAATACACCATTGTCTTCAAATGCTCTAAGAAAACAACTGCGAGGACGAGAGGTTAAAAGCAGAGTTTATGATGGGCCGCTTTCCCGAAATTGTAAgggaaaaaatttaaagcagTATCACGGTCCTATGCCTCAAAATGGGGCTGGAAATAATTTCAGTGACATGGAGATTCAGGAGAAATCAAGAAATGGTTCTCGGGGAGTCTGCTCTACTGCTAAATGTGATGAAGGAAATAATCCACATGAACCATCACTGGTTGAGAATAAAGCTGAAGCTTTGTCAGATGCCAACGAAAATACCCAGTCAAATTATGAAGAGAGGGGGTCGGGAGAAAATGACGTTCCCAAACTTCTGGCTTCAAGTGAAGAGGGCAATGAGACCAGTGAAAGACATggtgaagaagatgaaatgaACTCGAGTTTGGATAAGGGCACTGATGGAATCATGGAAAGTAATGATAGAAAACATATTTTGATATCAGATGACAAGGAAAATGACAGTGAAGCCATGGAGAGCGACAATAAGGAAAATGCTTCAGCCTCTGACGATAACAG AGACATGGATCTTAATACCGGCCACTTGAAAAGACAAACCCTTGGCAAGCATGAGAGTGTGAAGAGCACACAAATG ATAGCCAAAGCAATGAGGAAGCCATCTAAAGAGAACTTCGTTACTGACGCTACTGGTGTTCAAGGACTGAAACGTGGAAAACCTAAGCCTACGAATCCCAAGCCTTTTCGGCTAAGAACTGAT gaAAGAGGGATTCTTAAGGAAGCAACCTTGGAGAAGAAGCTTCACGCTGCTCCTCTGAAAGAAATCACAGTTACGAGGTTCCCAGGAGGAAGTTTACAGAAAAAACAGAAGGCATTGCTA AGAAATGACAAGAGCCTTGAACAAACTGAATTAGCTAATGATGCTCAGAAAGCAtgtgaaaaggaaagaaacacgACACAGAAGGAACAT CAAAATCAGGCTTCTATCTTGAAGAACTCCAAAGAAAGAGTGAGACGAAAATTATCTTCAGCTCCACAGAGACATACAGTTTCGTCCCAACAGAAGCTTGTGTCTCCACTGAAGAAATATAGTCATCGTAAGACAACAGCTCAAGATTTGGGGAATACCTTGAAAAGGGCCAAATCACCAATTGTGAGAAATGTCGTGAGACCACAAGA GACCTCATCGACTACAAAAGAAACACTCCCTGTTACGTTACCTGGTCAACTAGGTGTGATAAAGGAAGAATCACCAGAAATCTTGTTGAGACCCAAAGAAGTTGCAAAGCCTAGCAAAAGCAGTGCTTCCCCAGAAACCAAAGCTTCTGCTGTCCCCAGGCAATCACTACAGGGGAGGAGGTCCACAACTATTCCAAAGGAACCGAATTTCCATACCATCCACACGCCAAAGAGCTGCACACGAAGAGTGGCTTAA
- the LOC133679171 gene encoding receptor-like protein kinase 7, with product MLVQYFWQWFPLLFFYLTLSMLISPSKSDDQFQMLLKFKSAVQHSKTNVFTTWTQENSVCNFTGIVCNKNRFVTEINLPQQQLEGVLPFDAICGLRSLEKISMGSNSLHGGITEDLKHCTSLQVLDLGNNSFTGKVPDLFTLQKLKILSLNTSGFSGPFPWRSLENLTNLAFLSLGDNPFDVTSSFPVELLKLDKLYWLYLSNCSIKGQIPEGISNLTLLENLELSDNQLFGEIPAGIGKLSKLWQLELYNNSLTGKLPTGFGNLTSLVNFDASHNRLEGELVELKPLKLLASLHLFENQFTGEIPEEFGELKYLEEFSLYTNKLTGPLPQILGSWADFAYIDVSENFLTGPIPPDMCKNGKMTDLLILQNNFTGQVPESYANCKSLERFRVSKNSLSGSIPAGIWGMPNLFIVDFSMNQFEGPVTADIGNAKSLAIVNLANNRFSGTLPSTISQTSSLVSVQLSSNRFSGEIPSTIGELKKLNSLYLTGNMFSGAIPDSLGSCVSLTDINLSGNSFSGNIPESLGSLPTLNSLNLSNNKLSGEIPVSLSHLKLSNLDLSNNQLIGPVPDSFSLEAFREGFDGNPGLCSQNLKNLQPCSRNARTSNQLRVFVSCFVAGLLVLVIFSCCFLFLKLRQNNLAHPLKQSSWNMKSFRILSFNESDVIDAIKSENLIGKGGSGNVYKVVLDNGNELAVKHIWTANSMDRTGFRSSSAMLTKRNSRSPEYDAEVATLSNVRHVNVVKLYCSITSDDCNLLVYEYLPNGSLWDRLHSCHKIKMGWELRYSIAAGAARGLEYLHHGFDRPVIHRDVKSSNILLDEEWKPRIADFGLAKIVQAGGQGDWTHVIAGTHGYIAPEYAYTCKVNEKSDVYSFGVVLMELVTGKRPIEPEFGENMDIVYWVCSKLESKESALQVVDSNISEVFKEDAIKMLRIAIHCTSKIPALRPSMRMVVHMLEEVEPLQLTDVVVVDKVSGSCSKEKVNPGSISDPSS from the exons ATGTTGGTCCAATATTTCTGGCAATGGTTTCCTTTGCTATTTTTCTATCTAACGTTGAGCATGCTCATTTCTCCGTCAAAATCAGATGATCAGTTTCAAATGCTTTTGAAGTTCAAGTCTGCAGTTCAACATTCAAAAACAAACGTGTTCACCACATGGACACAGGAAAATTCAGTGTGCAACTTCACTGGAATTGTTTGTAACAAGAATCGATTTGTCACCGAAATCAATCTTCCTCAACAACAACTAGAGGGTGTTCTTCCATTTGATGCAATTTGTGGACTACGATCGCTAGAGAAAATCTCGATGGGGTCAAATTCTTTGCATGGTGGCATCACTGAGGACCTGAAACATTGTACAAGCTTGCAGGTCTTGGATTTGGGTAACAATTCGTTTACTGGGAAGGTGCCTGACTTGTTTACTTTACAAAAGCTGAAGATCTTGAGTTTAAACACCAGTGGATTTTCGGGGCCTTTTCCGTGGCGTTCATTGGAAAATCTTACCAATCTTGCTTTTTTAAGCCTTGGTGACAATCCATTTGATGTAACAAGCTCATTTCCTGTTGAGCTTTTAAAGCTTGATAAGTTGTATTGGCTTTATCTGTCAAACTGCAGCATTAAAGGGCAGATACCAGAGGGCATTTCAAATCTTACCCTGCTTGAAAATCTTGAACTCTCGGATAATCAGTTGTTCGGAGAGATCCCAGCTGGGATTGGGAAACTCAGCAAGCTTTGGCAACTTGAGCTTTACAATAATTCCTTGACAGGAAAACTTCCTACGGGATTTGGAAATCTTACAAGTCTAGTGAATTTTGATGCTTCACATAATAGGCTTGAAGGTGAGCTCGTGGAGTTGAAACCCTTGAAACTCCTTGCTTCCTTGCACCTCTTTGAAAACCAATTCACTGGCGAGATTCCTGAGGAGTTTGGTGAACTCAAGTACCTTGAAGAGTTCTCTCTTTATACGAACAAGCTCACCGGTCCACTTCCTCAAATACTAGGCTCGTGGGCAGATTTTGCTTACATTGATGTTTCAGAGAATTTCTTGACAGGTCCTATTCCTCCAGACATGTGCAAGAACGGAAAAATGACTGATCTTCTGATTCTGCAAAACAATTTCACAGGCCAAGTCCCAGAAAGCTATGCGAATTGTAAGTCTCTTGAACGCTTTCGTGTAAGCAAGAATTCTCTTTCAGGTTCTATTCCTGCCGGAATATGGGGTATGCCAAACCTTTTCATTGTTGATTTTAGTATGAACCAATTTGAAGGTCCTGTGACAGCTGATATTGGCAATGCAAAGTCTCTTGCTATAGTAAATTTAGCTAACAATCGGTTTTCTGGTACATTGCCTTCAACCATTTCTCAGACTTCTTCATTAGTGTCAGTCCAGTTGAGTTCAAACAGATTTTCTGGTGAAATACCTTCAACAATTGGTGAATTGAAGAAACTGAACAGTCTTTATTTGACTGGAAACATGTTCTCTGGTGCCATACCAGACTCATTAGGTTCATGTGTCTCTCTCACTGATATAAACCTCTCTGGCAATTCGTTTTCTGGGAATATCCCAGAGAGTCTTGGATCTTTGCCAACGTTAAACTCCTTGAATTTGTCCAACAACAAACTTTCTGGTGAAATTCCAGTTTCTTTGTCACATCTAAAACTAAGCAATCTTGACCTGTCAAATAACCAGTTGATTGGTCCCGTACCCGACTCTTTCTCTCTCGAGGCTTTTCGTGAAGGTTTTGATGGAAATCCAGGTTTGTGTAGCCAAAATCTGAAGAATCTTCAACCATGTTCACGCAATGCTAGGACATCTAATCAGCTTCGAGTATTTGTATCTTGTTTTGTTGCTGGGTTGCTAGTTTTGGTCatcttttcttgttgtttcttgtTCTTGAAATTGAGGCAAAACAATCTTGCTCATCCATTGAAGCAGAGTTCTTGGAATATGAAATCTTTTAGGATACTAAGTTTCAATGAAAGTGACGTTATCGATGCCATCAAATCAGAGAATTTGATTGGCAAAGGTGGATCAGGAAACGTGTACAAAGTTGTGCTTGATAATGGCAATGAACTGGCTGTAAAACATATCTGGACAGCAAATTCCATGGACCGGACAGGTTTCAGGAGCAGCTCAGCCATGCTGACAAAAAGGAATTCGCGGTCGCCAGAGTATGATGCTGAGGTTGCCACATTGAGTAATGTGAGGCATGTGAATGTGGTGAAGCTATACTGTAGCATCACAAGTGATGATTGCAACCTGTTGGTCTATGAATATCTACCTAATGGAAGCTTGTGGGATCGGCTACACTCTTGTCACAAGATCAAGATGGGGTGGGAGTTGAGGTATTCAATTGCTGCTGGGGCTGCAAGGGGATTGGAGTACTTGCATCATGGGTTTGACAGACCAGTGATTCACAGGGATGTGAAGTCGAGTAATATTCTCTTGGATGAAGAGTGGAAGCCTAGGATTGCTGATTTTGGACTAGCAAAGATTGTGCAGGCTGGTGGTCAAGGGGATTGGACTCATGTCATTGCTGGAACTCACGGATACATAGCTCCTG AGTACGCATACACATGCAAGGTAAATGAGAAGAGTGATGTGTACAGCTTTGGTGTAGTCCTGATGGAACTGGTGACAGGAAAAAGGCCTATAGAACCGGAATTTGGAGAAAACATGGACATAGTGTACTGGGTTTGCAGCAAACTGGAGAGCAAAGAGAGTGCGCTTCAAGTGGTGGACTCAAACATCTCAGAGGTATTCAAGGAGGATGCCATCAAAATGTTGAGAATTGCTATTCACTGCACATCAAAAATCCCAGCACTTAGACCCTCAATGAGAATGGTAGTTCATATGCTGGAAGAGGTTGAGCCTCTTCAACTCACGGACGTTGTTGTTGTCGATAAAGTAAGTGGAAGTTGTTCAAAGGAGAAAGTGAACCCTGGTAGCATATCTGATCCAAGCAGTTAG
- the LOC133679172 gene encoding uncharacterized protein LOC133679172 isoform X2, which yields MDPRQLGLHMEPAKESVVLNGNLYGNIEPYATGFLKFLIFTQFTMNNQEIRLGMQVAMAFARIENHYFVNKGFFPSDSSLLENVDKKRHINTTIAQVSSSNRFNTVKLCCWGDMMFAVL from the exons ATGGATCCCAGGCAATTGGGGCTACACATGGAACCAGCCAAGGAGTCAGTGGTCTTAAATGGGAATCTTTATGGAAATATAGAGCCTTATGCGACTGGTTTTTTGAAGTTTCTGATCTTCACACAATTTACTATGAACAATCAGGAAATCCGACTGGGCATGCAAGTAGCCATG GCGTTTGCAAGGATAGAAAATCATTACTTTGTGAACAAGGGGTTTTTCCCTTCAGATTCTTCCCTATTAGAAAATGTTGATAAAAAACGACACATCAACACTACAATTGCACAG GTGTCAAGCAGTAATCGATTTAACACAGTCAAATTATGTTGCTGGGGAGACATGATGTTTGCAGTCCTATGA